One window of uncultured Erythrobacter sp. genomic DNA carries:
- a CDS encoding GFA family protein: MSENGHQTGGCLCGQVRYTLSEEPKMCVTCHCKNCQRQAGSTLSIIIGVSEDAVEHSGKIKTYNDTGDSGATVRRQFCPECGSPVFTRLETPGLIFIKAGTLDDTSKLQPAFHCYTKSKQDWVDLGDLPAFETVPEGL; the protein is encoded by the coding sequence ATGAGCGAGAATGGCCATCAAACCGGCGGCTGCTTGTGCGGGCAGGTTCGCTACACGTTGAGCGAAGAGCCTAAAATGTGCGTCACTTGCCATTGCAAGAACTGCCAACGGCAGGCGGGCAGTACGCTTTCAATCATCATCGGTGTGTCCGAAGATGCGGTCGAGCATAGCGGCAAGATCAAGACCTATAACGACACCGGCGATAGCGGCGCGACGGTGCGGCGGCAGTTCTGCCCCGAATGCGGCTCACCGGTATTCACCCGTCTGGAGACGCCCGGCCTGATTTTCATCAAGGCCGGCACGCTCGACGACACCTCAAAGCTCCAGCCGGCATTCCATTGCTACACTAAGAGCAAGCAGGATTGGGTGGATTTAGGCGACTTGCCAGCCTTCGAAACTGTGCCTGAAGGGTTGTAG
- a CDS encoding fasciclin domain-containing protein has product MTRLALILTSALALALSACSGGDDDAGPVDDSSIAVATNSANLIEVAQGDSELSQLAQAIADAGLGETLAGEGPFTILAPTDAAFAALADEGALAAGGGEQLRAVLEGHVVEGRLDYAALSAAIEEAGDDGHTITTLGGGAVTASLQEGAIVLTSATGRTASISAVDVEASNGLIHIIDAVLLP; this is encoded by the coding sequence ATGACCCGCCTAGCCCTTATCCTCACCTCCGCTCTCGCGTTGGCGCTGTCTGCCTGTTCGGGAGGCGACGACGATGCTGGACCCGTTGATGACAGTTCGATCGCAGTTGCGACCAATTCCGCCAATCTGATCGAGGTCGCACAGGGCGATAGCGAGCTGTCCCAGCTTGCACAGGCGATCGCGGATGCCGGTCTTGGGGAAACGCTGGCGGGAGAGGGGCCGTTCACGATCCTCGCGCCGACCGATGCAGCGTTCGCGGCGCTTGCGGACGAGGGCGCTCTTGCTGCGGGTGGCGGCGAGCAATTACGCGCTGTCCTGGAGGGCCATGTCGTCGAGGGCCGACTTGATTACGCCGCGCTCTCTGCGGCGATTGAGGAAGCGGGCGATGATGGCCACACGATCACCACTCTTGGTGGAGGCGCTGTTACCGCAAGCCTGCAAGAGGGAGCGATTGTCCTCACCAGTGCGACCGGGCGCACGGCCAGCATCAGCGCGGTCGATGTCGAGGCGTCTAACGGTCTGATCCATATCATCGATGCGGTGCTTTTGCCGTGA